From Petrotoga sp. 9PW.55.5.1, the proteins below share one genomic window:
- the lysS gene encoding lysine--tRNA ligase, with amino-acid sequence MDLRNIRLNQIKQMKEKGYEAYKYKFQKDYSSQKIKEIYDNKVEAGQQLPEEVFNFAGRIMNVRKHGKSTFIDLKDDFGRIQAYVRLDQVGQESYEFFKEYVDLGDWLGVKAYPFKTRTGELTLLVLDLELLSKAVRPLPEKWHGLKDKEVRYRQRYVDMIANDNVINTLRTRFLIIKYIRDYLNSKGFLEVETPVLQNVMGGANARPFITHLNVYDIDMYLRIATELHLKRLVVGGMEKVYEIGKIFRNEGVSNKHNPEFTSIELYQAFADYNDMMELTENLLYEITKKVHGKAQVVYQGEEIDFTPPFKRIKMREFIQENLGIDIVEASDEDLKQFLKERNEEVEIEDRYHYLDKIWDLVEDKIVQPTFVIDYPIELSPLAKRKKSDPRLTERFELIVKGSELANAFSELNDPQDQFERFKKQMELKELGDEEAQMMDLDFIRSLEYGLPPTGGLGIGIDRVCMILTNTQTIRDIIPFPIVKPISFEDEEAMLKEEDEE; translated from the coding sequence ATGGATCTACGAAATATTAGACTAAATCAAATTAAGCAAATGAAAGAAAAAGGATATGAAGCTTATAAGTATAAATTCCAAAAAGATTATTCTTCCCAAAAAATTAAAGAAATTTATGACAATAAAGTAGAAGCGGGGCAGCAACTACCAGAAGAAGTATTTAATTTTGCGGGAAGAATAATGAATGTACGGAAACATGGAAAATCCACTTTTATAGATTTAAAAGACGATTTTGGGCGAATACAAGCTTACGTTAGATTAGATCAGGTCGGGCAAGAAAGTTATGAATTTTTTAAAGAATATGTGGATTTAGGAGATTGGCTTGGAGTAAAAGCCTATCCCTTTAAAACTAGAACAGGTGAATTAACGCTCTTAGTTTTAGACTTAGAGCTCCTTTCAAAGGCGGTTAGACCCCTTCCAGAAAAATGGCATGGTTTAAAAGATAAGGAAGTTAGATACAGGCAAAGGTATGTAGACATGATTGCCAATGACAACGTTATTAATACCTTAAGAACACGTTTTTTAATAATCAAATATATAAGAGATTATTTAAACAGCAAAGGTTTCTTGGAAGTTGAGACACCCGTACTTCAAAACGTCATGGGGGGTGCTAATGCAAGACCCTTTATTACCCATTTGAATGTTTATGACATTGACATGTATTTAAGAATAGCTACAGAGCTTCATTTAAAAAGATTAGTTGTTGGTGGAATGGAAAAGGTATATGAAATAGGAAAAATATTTAGAAATGAAGGGGTTTCTAACAAACACAACCCTGAATTTACAAGCATAGAATTATACCAAGCATTTGCTGATTACAACGATATGATGGAATTGACAGAAAATCTTTTATACGAAATAACAAAAAAAGTCCACGGTAAGGCACAAGTTGTATATCAAGGTGAAGAGATTGATTTTACGCCTCCCTTTAAAAGAATAAAAATGAGAGAATTTATACAAGAAAACTTAGGAATCGATATTGTTGAAGCATCAGATGAAGATTTGAAACAATTTCTAAAAGAGAGAAATGAAGAAGTTGAAATAGAAGATAGATACCATTATTTGGATAAAATATGGGATTTGGTTGAAGATAAAATTGTTCAACCTACTTTTGTAATCGATTATCCTATTGAGTTATCTCCGCTTGCTAAAAGAAAGAAAAGCGATCCCAGATTGACAGAAAGGTTTGAGCTAATTGTAAAAGGAAGCGAGTTAGCTAATGCATTTTCTGAATTAAACGATCCCCAAGATCAATTTGAAAGATTTAAAAAACAGATGGAATTAAAGGAATTAGGTGATGAAGAAGCTCAGATGATGGATCTTGATTTCATAAGATCCTTAGAATATGGACTTCCGCCAACTGGTGGCTTAGGAATAGGAATCGACAGAGTATGTATGATTTTAACTAATACACAAACTATTAGAGATATTATCCCCTTTCCAATAGTAAAGCCGATATCTTTTGAAGATGAAGAAGCTATGTTAAAAGAAGAAGATGAAGAGTAA
- the nrdR gene encoding transcriptional regulator NrdR, which yields MKCPYCGYEETKVLDSRPVGNNTSIRRRRECLKCQGRFTTYERYEQNNIRIIKKDGRRELYDRKKILNGVMKACEKRPVTNEQIEEIIDNIEEKIRKSGKSEIASSEIGDKVMEQLKLVDQVAYVRFASVYKEFRDLESFLSAIKELKKN from the coding sequence TGTGGGTACGAAGAAACCAAAGTTCTTGATTCAAGACCTGTTGGGAACAATACTTCCATTAGACGAAGAAGAGAATGTTTAAAATGTCAAGGTCGTTTTACTACATATGAAAGATATGAACAAAATAATATAAGAATAATAAAAAAAGATGGCAGAAGAGAACTTTATGATAGAAAAAAGATATTAAACGGTGTAATGAAGGCGTGTGAAAAAAGACCTGTTACTAATGAACAGATAGAAGAAATTATAGATAATATAGAAGAAAAAATAAGAAAAAGTGGTAAAAGTGAGATTGCTTCTTCTGAAATCGGAGACAAAGTCATGGAACAATTAAAATTAGTAGACCAAGTTGCATATGTTAGATTTGCTTCTGTTTACAAAGAGTTTAGAGATTTAGAAAGTTTTCTATCAGCAATTAAAGAACTAAAAAAAAATTGA
- the greA gene encoding transcription elongation factor GreA: MAEQVYKLTKEGYEKLKREREELKKKLMGEIAERIKEARELGDLSENSEYEEAKNEQGMIDSRIKEIDYILDNAEVIEDDGNHDNTTVSLGKKVKIKDYRLNREQEFMLVTPQEANVEEKKISIDSPIGKALLGRRIGEAINIKTARGSTKKIEIKEIS; encoded by the coding sequence GTGGCTGAGCAAGTTTATAAATTAACAAAAGAAGGTTATGAGAAGTTAAAAAGGGAAAGAGAAGAATTAAAGAAAAAGTTGATGGGTGAAATTGCGGAAAGGATAAAGGAAGCAAGAGAGTTAGGAGATCTTTCTGAAAATAGCGAATATGAAGAAGCAAAAAACGAACAAGGAATGATAGATTCTAGAATAAAAGAAATTGATTATATATTGGATAATGCAGAAGTTATAGAAGATGATGGGAATCACGATAATACTACAGTAAGTCTGGGGAAAAAAGTAAAAATAAAAGATTATAGATTAAATAGAGAACAAGAGTTTATGTTGGTAACTCCGCAAGAGGCAAATGTAGAAGAAAAAAAGATTAGTATAGATTCTCCTATAGGCAAAGCACTTTTGGGAAGAAGGATAGGTGAAGCTATTAATATAAAAACAGCAAGAGGAAGTACCAAAAAAATTGAAATTAAAGAAATCAGTTGA